Proteins found in one Pocillopora verrucosa isolate sample1 chromosome 12, ASM3666991v2, whole genome shotgun sequence genomic segment:
- the LOC131778278 gene encoding lysosomal Pro-X carboxypeptidase-like, whose amino-acid sequence MDSGNDIHILPEKWGVVPQPNWAPIQFCGKDISSSSNIIFSNGDLDPWRPGGVLEDVSPTLVALLVRGGAHHLDLRASNPLDPPTVKQAQEQELELNQKFLQ is encoded by the exons ATGGACTCTGGAAATGATATCCACATACTGCCAGAAAAATGGGGTGTGGTACCTCAACCTAACTGGGCACCCATACAGTTCTGTGGAAAAG ATATATCTTCATCttctaatattattttttccaatggTGACCTGGATCCATGGAGACCTGGTGGC GTGTTAGAAGATGTCTCACCAACACTGGTGGCACTTCTGGTCAGAGGTGGAGCTCACCATCTTGATCTGAG AGCATCCAATCCACTGGACCCTCCTACAGTGAAACAAGCACAAGAACAAGAACTGGAACTGAATCAAAAATTCTTACAATAG
- the LOC131771894 gene encoding NACHT, LRR and PYD domains-containing protein 2-like, with amino-acid sequence MFNIFRTLNKGEDAMVLVEGSPGIGKTTFCLKISHDWANGTIPNESSFPLFELLLLLKCRDIHGDVMDAIVDQLLPEDIDQNATKNVVHYIKDIHNQERILIILDGLDELPKTAESSVDKLLHRRILPFCYILATSRQEKGIEVRQNVDFDVLLQIKGFTETDSYDYIRKHFRHLGQDYEPKGRRLIEAIQDNSYLHELPSNPLNLLLLCVVFEDYEGNLPSCRTDLYQIIVACLLRRYCAKHNLEAPDGDKAIRRHFENSLLVLGELAWRCLKEGRFSFREEELVEFESTHESLAARKLGLVFKEGSLRKINPQHEYFFFHKTFQEYLAAFYLAHMLLKQMVDFSELNFDEDLVERDRQVFVFMSGILNGEAGVLFEQIGKKLKDENWDWWKCYEEKATFFQECFLESRNYEQVAMALCSFIPFPQTITIDLAEEQVTTDWFIILNACTRFSQVQLPVHLAIRNLCDYILADVNNDLLADFVAFNTRLQTLSFSVTYMTKEITTLVCRVLRVDSTAYSFTLEVTCSNISSVEFVAISDSLAANKTLTTVTFQLPCKILEDYVAILDKGLSADTPLTSVVLKTFGPWMETKAELFRKILLNRSLTSLSLTVVEDMQDSLATSVSEGLITNPSLKSLALIVCGKLSYTSLNLLKEGFLGNKSLESLQLKVFGELPTNWANICGTLQSAIKSTTSLTVYPNVTGMVGNSQVAFLCPVLKENISASKLHSVTVNIWGELDCSGATDLCKLLIASSVSCVNLNMNGRITDSVADCLFKHFNKLDTLSYLSIDIQGEVMGDGKKTLQRLSCNQTYLFAFNVHSFNSGNMICREVCLSTNDSSPITPVFAKVKDGCVTKLSVSINNPGSISEDWKCNLFEGLAKNECVTTLNLVFNNIYPLENIDALGDGLGKNTSLTTLSLTVNNYSEMSREDLTGGLGDGLGKNTSLTTLSLTVNNYSEMSREDLTGGLGDGLGKNTSLTTLSLTVNNYSEMIGDLTGGLGDGLGKNTSLTTLSLTVNNYSEMIGDLTGGLGDGLGKNTSLTTLSLTVNNYSEMIGDLTGGLGDGLGKNTSLTTLSLTVNNYSEMIGDLTGGLGDGLGKNTSLTTLSLTVNNYSEMSREEWTLGLGDGLGKNTSLTTLSLTVNNYSEMSGEDLTGGLGDGLGKNTSLTTLSLTVNNYNEMIGDLTLGLGDGLGKNTSLTAISLEVNIFGEGKKSVKVF; translated from the coding sequence ATGTTTAACATCTTCAGAACTCTCAATAAAGGTGAGGATGCCATGGTTCTTGTCGAGGGAAGCCCTGGGATtggaaagacaactttttgcctcaaaatctCTCATGACTGGGCAAATGGAACAATCCCAAATGAATCGTCTTTCCCATTATTTGAACTTTTGCTGTTGCTAAAATGCAGAGACATTCATGGAGATGTAATGGACGCTATTGTTGATCAGCTCCTCCCTGAAGATATTGACCAAAATGCCACAAAAAATGTAGTACATTATATCAAGGATATTCATAACCAGGAAAGAATTTTGATCATTTTGGATGGCCTGGATGAGCTTCCTAAAACAGCGGAAAGTTCTGTGGACAAGTTACTTCATAGGCGAATTTTACCATTTTGCTATATCTTGGCAACTTCTCGCCAAGAGAAAGGAATTGAAGTGCGGCAGAATGTGGACTTTGATGTTCTTTTGCAAATCAAAGGGTTCACAGAAACAGATTCGTATGATTACATCAGGAAGCACTTCAGACATTTGGGTCAAGATTATGAACCAAAGGGAAGACGGCTTATTGAGGCAATTCAAGATAATTCTTACTTACACGAACTTCCAAGCAATCCATTGAATCTTCTTCTCCTCTGTGTTGTGTTTGAAGATTATGAAGGAAATCTACCATCTTGTCGCACTGACCTTTATCAGATAATTGTTGCTTGCCTTTTACGGAGATATTGTGCCAAGCACAATCTGGAGGCACCTGATGGTGACAAAGCTATAAGGAGGCACTTTGAAAACAGTTTGCTAGTACTTGGAGAGTTAGCTTGGAGATGCTTGAAAGAAGGTCGATTTTCATTTCGTGAAGAAGAGTTGGTAGAATTTGAATCTACACATGAGAGTCTTGCAGCTCGCAAACTTGGTCTTGTGTTCAAGGAAGGCAGCTTAAGGAAGATTAACCCACAGCATGagtatttcttctttcacaagACATTTCAAGAGTATCTGGCTGCATTTTATCTAGCACATATGTTATTGAAACAAATGGTTGATTTTTCTGAGTTGAACTTCGATGAGGATTTGGTAGAGAGGGACAGACAAGTGTTTGTCTTCATGTCAGGTATTCTGAATGGGGAAGCTGGTGTTCTTTTTGAACAAATTGGCAAGAAGCTTAAGGATGAAAACTGGGACTGGTGGAAGTGCTATGAGGAAAAGGCCACTTTCTTTCAGGAATGTTTCCTTGAGAGTAGAAATTATGAACAAGTGGCGATGGctctttgttcctttattcCATTTCCACAGACCATAACTATTGACTTAGCAGAGGAGCAAGTAACAACAGACTGGTTCATTATTTTGAATGCCTGCACAAGATTTTCGCAGGTACAGCTTCCTGTTCATCTAGCAATAAGAAATTTGTGTGATTACATTTTGGCCGATGTAAATAATGACCTACTAGCTGATTTCGTGGCATTCAACACAAGGCTACAAACACTTTCCTTTTCTGTTACGTATATGACAAAGGAGATTACAACTCTTGTGTGTAGAGTACTCAGAGTGGACTCAACTGCATATTCCTTTACTCTTGAGGTTACTTGTTCCAATATTTCCTCAGTAGAATTTGTTGCTATCAGTGACAGCTTGGCTGCAAATAAGACCTTGACGACCGTAACTTTCCAACTGCCTTGCAAAATTTTAGAGGATTATGTTGCCATACTTGACAAGGGACTATCTGCAGATACGCCACTGACTTCCGTTGTACTCAAGACTTTTGGTCCATGGATGGAAACTAAAGCAGAACTTTTCAGAAAGATTTTATTGAACAGATCACTTACATCTTTAAGCCTTACTGTTGTTGAAGACATGCAGGATTCATTAGCAACTTCTGTTAGTGAAGGACTCATTACAAATCCTTCTCTGAAGTCCCTTGCACTAATTGTTTGTGGAAAACTCAGCTACACTagtttgaatttgttaaaagaagGCTTTCTAGGAAACAAGTCTTTGGAGTCTCTGCAATTAAAAGTATTTGGTGAGCTTCCTACAAATTGGGCGAATATTTGTGGGACTCTACAGTCTGCAATAAAGTCAACCACATCCTTAACAGTGTATCCAAATGTTACTGGCATGGTTGGAAATTCACAAGTAGCTTTCCTTTGCCCTGtcctgaaagaaaacatttcagctTCAAAACTACATTCAGTAACTGTCAACATTTGGGGAGAGTTAGATTGCAGTGGAGCAACTGATCTATGTAAACTCCTCATAGCTTCATCAGTTTCATGTGTCAATTTGAATATGAACGGAAGAATAACTGATAGTGTTGCTGACTGTCTTTTTAAGCATTTTAACAAACTTGACACCCTGTCTTACTTGAGTATTGACATTCAGGGGGAGGTGATGGGAGACGGAAAGAAAACTCTTCAAAGGCTATCGTGCaatcaaacatatttatttgcatttaaTGTTCATTCCTTTAATTCAGGCAACATGATTTGCAGAGAGGTTTGTTTATCTACAAATGATTCTTCACCAATTACACCAGTATTTGCCAAAGTTAAGGATGGTTGTGTAACAAAGCTAAGTGTGAGCATAAACAACCCTGGCAGCATCAGTGAAGACTGGAAATGCAACCTCTTTGAGGGTTTGGCAAAAAATGAGTGTGTAACTACATTGAACCTTGTATTCAATAACATTTACCCCCTTGAAAACATAGATGctctgggtgatggtttggggaaaaacacgtcattgactacgctgagccttacagtcaacaattacagtgaaatgAGTAGAGAAGATTTGACAGgtggtctgggtgatggtttggggaaaaacacatcattgactacgctgagccttacagtcaacaattacagtgaaatgAGTAGAGAAGATTTGACAGgtggtctgggtgatggtttggggaaaaacacgtcattgactacgctgagccttacagtcaacaattacagtgaaatgATAGGAGATTTGACAGgtggtctgggtgatggtttggggaaaaacacatcattgactacgctgagccttacagtcaacaattacagtgaaatgATAGGAGATTTGACAGgtggtctgggtgatggtttggggaaaaacacgtcattgactacgctgagccttacagtcaacaattacagtgaaatgATAGGAGATTTGACAGgtggtctgggtgatggtttggggaaaaacacatcattgactacgctgagccttacagtcaacaattacagtgaaatgATAGGAGATTTGACAGgtggtctgggtgatggtttggggaaaaacacatcattgactacgctgagccttacagtcaacaattacagtgaaatgAGTAGAGAAGAGTGGACACttggtctgggtgatggtttggggaaaaacacgtcattgactacgctgagccttacagtcaacaattacagtgaaatgAGTGGAGAAGATTTGACAGgtggtctgggtgatggtttggggaaaaacacatcattgactacgctgagccttacagtcaacaattacaatGAAATGATAGGAGATTTGACACttggtctgggtgatggtttggggaaaaacacgtcattgactgCAATTAGCCTTGAAGTAAATATCTttggtgaaggaaaaaaaagtgtgaaagtATTTTAG
- the LOC131770948 gene encoding uncharacterized protein, translating to MSRLQKDSTIPSVASTSQEDQESRTLKVTLLSSEWRSSTDGDLSTINRELAIQLAKHPSVDVSVLLPNCSREDRSSAKGHNVKLIEADKVPGVEPVLWLSSPPINHTMDCVIGHGVHLGRPIALIKRNPIYSHCKWIQVVHSAPEEDGMYKIISEGEKMQKTEIQLCKMADQVITIGPKLAEAYRRHLYPVKQQENIFDLTPSIFSEFLEVEQATEERRTFCILVIGSGDSCEDFNVKGYDIAAKAIAELKDESYKLKFVCTAGGKGDIVAEKLLHHGIKPNQLIVRSFDDNREVLANLFCEVDLAIMPSRTEGFGISALEALSAGLPVLVGGNSGLGEALRKVPLGSQSVLDSEDSKDWAKEIKCVRQKEREVRLSESRLLREEYLKKYSWEEPCKSLVIKMRNLVFGGNEQVILDLQQWQQNASRYKNSSNTDPLSDLEKIASEKGYKISDNQGSGNCMFYALSEQLETVKGVKIHHFELRRSLVQYLREHPKLVDGTDLFHFVDRHTTWGGYLTGMEQDGTWGDHVILWAAANCYQIAIHVISSLPGYSEVIIKPDCPFDQSKHLVLGHVHEVHYVSLQPLQETRATTPGRDKRPASVSADQPRKQLRKELTNHDYCEGDCLAFICRLLKNEYKRRSQLKPLFWDNTIQLPLEDVYTRLKILHRRKRDFQLENTEVNMSEIFKNGDDIIVLVEGSPGIGKTTFCLKIAHDWATKATSKVDSFPQFEVVLLLKCRDIHGDIMEAIDTQLLPESKKNAEAIKKELIDYIEDFHYQEKVLIILDGLDELPKMSEKCVDKLLQKRIFPFCYVLATSRQERGIVVRKKVNFDMLLQIEGFTREDAFNYVRKHFKNTGPENVSNGERLITEIQTNTFLDALWNNPLNLSLLCIVFEDHKGELPSHRTELYQIIVCCILQRYCGRHNLETPAGDKALMRHFEDSLLVLGELAWRSLKEGRFSFLEEELVEFETTHESLAARKLGLVFKEASLRKINPQHEYFFFHKTFQEYLAAFYLAHMLLKQMVDFSELNFYGGLVERYRQVFVFMSGILGGEAGVLFEQIGKKLKDENWDWCKCSGEGATFFHECFSESRNYEQVAMALCSFIPFPQTITIDLSDEKCTTEWFIILNACTSSSQLQLPVHLAIRSVFGNVQANVNYDLLADFVAFNTSLQTLSFSVRFMKEEIATLLCRLLRVDSTAYSFTLVVTCSNISSVEVVAISDSLAANKTLTTVTFQLPCKILEDYVAILDKGLSADTPLTSIVLKTFGPWMETEAELFRKILLNRSLTSQSLAVGGKMHDSLVTSVSEGLVANSSLKSLALIFCGKLSHSGLSLLKEGFLGNRSLESLQLKVFGELPTNWANICGTLQSAIKSTTSFTVYPDITGMVGNSQVAFLCPVLKENISASKLHSVTVNIWGELDCSGATDLCKLLIASLASCVNLNMNGRITDSVADCLFRHFNKLDTLSYLSIDIQGEVMEDGKKTLQRLSSDQIYFFAFNVHSFNSGNKICREVCLSTDDSSPITPVFAKVKDSCVTKLNVSINNPGSISEDWKCNLFEGLAKNECVTTLNLVFNKMYLLENIGGLGDGLGKNTSLTTLSLTVNNYIHMGEDLAGGLGDGLGKNTSLTTLSLTVNNYSYIREVSTLGLGDGLGKNTSLTTLSLTVNNYGYMLGDLTGGLGDGLGKNTSLTTLSLTVNSYSYIREESTLGLGDGLGKNTSLTLGLGDGLGKNTSLTTLSLTVNNYSYMGEEWTGGLGDGLGKNTSLTTLSLTVNNYSYMGEEWTGGLGDGLGKNTSLTTLSLTVNNYSEMGGEWTRVLADGLVKNTSVVTLNLTLSNWNNWYEDWVHGLVYGLVTNMSSTAISLEVNIFGEGNENCESILA from the exons ATGTCAAGGCTACAAAAG gaTTCCACCATTCCTAGTGTAGCCTCTACGTCACAGGAAGACCAGGAAAGTAGGACACTGAAAGTCACTTTGCTAAGTAGTGAGTGGAGATCCTCAACTGATGGGGACTTGTCAACTATCAACCGAGAGCTGGCCATCCAGTTAGCTAAACACCCCAGTGTGGATGTTAGTGTCTTGCTTCCAAATTGCAGCAGAGAGGACAGGAGCAGTGCTAAAGGTCATAATGTGAAGCTCATTGAAGCAGATAAAGTTCCTGGTGTAGAGCCAGTGCTTTGGCTGTCATCTCCTCCAATAAACCATACAATGGACTGTGTCATTGGTCATGGAGTTCACCTTGGCCGACCAATTGCACTCATCAAGAGAAATCCAATTTACAGTCATTGCAAGTGGATCCAAGTTGTTCATTCTGCTCCTGAAGAAGATGGAATGTACAAAATCATTTCAGAAggtgaaaaaatgcaaaaaacagaAATCCAACTCTGTAAAATGGCTGATCAAGTTATCACTATTGGACCCAAGCTGGCAGAAGCTTACAGGCGTCACCTTTATCCAGTTAAAcaacaggaaaatatttttgaccTTACTCCaagcattttctctgaatttttggaAGTAGAGCAAGCCACAGAAGAGAGAAGAACATTCTGTATTCTGGTAATTGGAAGTGGTGACAgctgtgaagatttcaatgtCAAAGGGTACGATATAGCTGCCAAAGCAATTGCTGAGTTGAAAGAtgaatcctacaaactcaaatTTGTCTGCACAGCTGGAGGAAAAGGAGATATTGTGGCAGAAAAGTTGCTCCACCATGGCATTAAACCTAATCAGCTTATTGTTCGCAGCTTTGATGATAACAGAGAAGTGCTGGCAAACTTATTCTGTGAAGTGGATCTTGCAATAATGCCATCCAGAACGGAAGGTTTTGGAATATCAGCTCTGGAGGCGTTATCTGCTGGTCTGCCTGTACTTGTCGGTGGTAATTCAGGACTTGGAGAAGCTCTGAGGAAAGTGCCATTAGGCTCTCAGAGTGTTCTAGACTCTGAAGATTCTAAAGACTGGGCCAAAGAAATCAAGTGTGTCCgtcagaaagagagagaagtgcGACTTTCAGAGTCAAGATTGCTACGTGAAGAGTACTTGAAGAAGTATAGCTGGGAGGAGCCTTGTAAGAGTCTTGTGATAAAGATGAGGAACCTTGtctttg gtgGGAATGAACAAGTCATTCTTGACCTTCAACAGTGGCAACAGAATGCCAGTAGATATAAGAACAGCAGCAACACAGACCCACTCTCAGACTTAGAGAAGATTGCTTCAGAAAAGGGCTATAAAATTTCTGACAATCAAGGGTCAGGGAATTGTATGTTCTATGCCTTGTCAGAGCAACTGGAGACTGTCAAAGGAGTAAAGATCCATCATTTTGAATTGAGGCGGTCCTTAGTTCAGTATCTAAGAGAGCACCCAAAACTG GTGGATGGAACAGATCTGTTTCACTTTGTTGATAGACACACAACGTGGGGTGGTTACTTAACAGGCATGGAACAAGATGGCACTTGGGGTGATCATGTGATTCTCTGGGCTGCAGCAAATTGTTATCAAATAGCCATTCATGTGATTAGTAGTCTTCCAGGCTATAGTGAGGTAATTATCAAGCCAGATTGTCCATTTGACCAAAGTAAGCATCTTGTACTGGGACATGTCCATGAAGTACACTACGTCAGCCTTCAGCCCTTACAAG AAACTAGGGCAACTACACCAGGGAGGGATAAGAGACCAGCATCTGTCAGTGCAGATCAGCCTCGCAAGCAACTCAGGAAAGAGTTGACTAATCATGACTACTGTGAAG GTGACTGCCTTGCTTTCATTTGCCGACTTCTTAAAAATGAGTACAAGAGACGATCTCAGTTGAAACCACTCTTCTGGGATAACACCATTCAGTTGCCTTTGGAAGATGTCTACACAAGATTGAAAATTTTGCACCGAAGAAAACGAGATTTTCAACTAGAAAACACTGAAGTGAACAtgtctgaaatttttaaaaatggagaTGACATCATTGTGCTTGTAGAAGGGAGCCCTGGAATAGGCAAGACaactttttgtcttaaaattgCCCATGATTGGGCTACTAAGGCAACTTCAAAGGTTGATTCCTTTCCTCAATTTGAAGTAGTTTTACTGCTCAAATGCCGCGATATTCATGGAGACATAATGGAGGCCATTGATACACAACTTTTACCTGAAAGTAAGAAGAATGCAGAAGCTATCAAGAAAGAGCTTATTGATTATATTGAAGATTTCCattaccaagaaaaagttttaataattttggaTGGTCTTGATGAGCTACCTAAGATGTCAGAAAAGTGTGTGGATAAATTGCTTCAAAAAaggatttttccattttgctatGTCTTAGCCACTTCGCGCCAGGAAAGAGGAATTGTTGTGCGGAAAAAGGTGAACTTTGATATGCTGCTACAAATTGAAGGCTTTACAAGAGAAGATGCTTTTAATTACGTAAGGAAGCATTTCAAGAATACAGGTCCTGAGAATGTGTCGAATGGAGAGAGGCTCATCacagaaattcaaacaaacactTTCCTTGATGCACTATGGAACAATCCACTGAATTTGTCACTCCTTTGCATTGTGTTTGAGGACCACAAGGGAGAACTGCCATCTCATCGCACTGAACTTTACCAGATAATTGTTTGTTGCATTTTACAGAGATATTGTGGCAGGCATAATCTGGAGACCCCTGCTGGTGACAAAGCTCTAATGAGACACTTTGAAGACAGTTTGCTAGTTCTTGGAGAGTTAGCTTGGAGATCCTTGAAAGAAGGTCGATTTTCGTTTCTTGAAGAAGAGTTAGTAGAATTTGAAACTACACATGAGAGTCTTGCAGCTCGCAAACTCGGTCTTGTGTTCAAGGAAGCCAGCTTAAGGAAGATTAACCCACAGCATGagtatttcttctttcacaagACATTTCAAGAGTATCTGGCTGCATTTTATCTAGCACATATGCTATTGAAACAAATGGTTGATTTTTCTGAGTTGAACTTTTACGGGGGTTTGGTAGAGAGGTACAGACAAGTGTTTGTCTTTATGTCAGGTATTCTGGGTGGGGAAGCTGGTGTTCTTTTTGAACAGATTGGTAAGAAGCTAAAGGATGAAAACTGGGACTGGTGCAAGTGCTCTGGGGAAGGGGCCACTTTCTTTCATGAATGTTTCAGTGAGAGTAGAAATTATGAACAAGTGGCAATGGctctttgttcctttattcCGTTTCCACAGACCATAACTATTGACTTATCAGATGAAAAATGTACAACAGAGTGGTTCATTATTTTGAATGCCTGCACAAGTTCTTCGCAGTTACAGCTTCCTGTTCATCTAGCAATAAGAAGTGTTTTTGGCAATGTTCAGGCCAATGTAAATTATGACCTACTAGCTGATTTTGTGGCATTCAACACAAGTCTACAAACGCTTTCCTTTTCCGTTAGGTTTATGAAAGAGGAGATTGCAACTCTTTTGTGTAGATTACTCAGAGTGGACTCAACTGCATACTCCTTTACTCTTGTGGTTACTTGTTCCAATATTTCCTCAGTAGAAGTTGTTGCTATCAGTGACAGCTTGGCTGCAAATAAGACCTTGACGACCGTAACTTTCCAACTGCCTTGTAAGATTTTAGAGGATTATGTTGCCATACTTGACAAGGGACTATCTGCAGATACGCCACTGACTTCCATTGTACTCAAGACTTTTGGTCCATGGATGGAAACTGAAGCAGAACTTTTCAGAAAGATTTTATTGAACAGATCACTTACATCTCAAAGCCTTGCTGTTGGTGGAAAAATGCATGATTCATTAGTAACTTCTGTTAGTGAAGGACTTGTGGCAAATTCTTCTCTGAAGTCCCTTGCACTAATTTTTTGTGGAAAACTCAGCCACAGTGGTTTGAGTTTGTTAAAAGAAGGCTTTTTAGGAAACAGGTCTTTGGAGTCTCTGCAATTAAAAGTGTTTGGTGAGCTTCCTACAAATTGGGCAAATATTTGTGGGACTCTACAGTCTGCAATAAAGTCAACCACATCCTTTACAGTGTATCCAGATATTACTGGCATGGTTGGAAATTCACAGGTAGCTTTCCTTTGCCCTGtcctgaaagaaaacatttcagctTCAAAACTACATTCAGTAACTGTCAACATTTGGGGAGAGTTAGATTGCAGTGGAGCAACTGATCTATGTAAACTCCTCATAGCTTCATTGGCTTCATGTGTCAATTTGAATATGAACGGAAGAATAACTGATAGCGTTGCTGACTGTCTTTTTAGGCATTTTAACAAACTTGACACCCTGTCTTACTTGAGTATTGACATTCAGGGGGAGGTGATGGAAGACGGAAAGAAAACTCTTCAAAGGCTATCGAGCGatcagatatatttttttgcatttaatgtTCATTCCTTTAATTCAGGCAACAAGATTTGCAGAGAGGTTTGTTTATCTACAGATGATTCTTCACCAATTACACCGGTATTTGCCAAAGTTAAGGATAGTTGTGTAACAAAGCTTAATGTGAGCATAAACAACCCTGGCAGCATCAGTGAAGATTGGAAATGCAACCTCTTTGAGGGTTTGGCAAAAAATGAGTGTGTAACTACATTGAACCTTGTATTCAATAAGATGTACTTACTTGAAAACATAGgtggtctgggtgatggtttggggaaaaacacgtcattgactacgctgagccttacagtcaacaattacattCACATGGGAGAAGATTTGGCAGgtggtctgggtgatggtttggggaaaaacacatcattgactacgctgagccttacagtcaacaattacagttaCATTAGAGAAGTGTCGACACttggtctgggtgatggtttggggaaaaacacgtcattgactacactgagccttacagtcaacaattacggATACATGTTAGGAGATTTGACAGgtggtctgggtgatggtttggggaaaaacacgtcattgactacgctgagccttacagtcaacagTTACAGTTACATTAGAGAAGAGTCGACACttggtctgggtgatggtttggggaaaaacacgtcattaaCACttggtctgggtgatggtttggggaaaaacacgtcattgactacgctgagccttacagtcaacaattacagttaCATGGGAGAAGAGTGGACAGgtggtctgggtgatggtttggggaaaaacacgtcattgactacgctgagccttacagtcaacaattacagttaCATGGGAGAAGAGTGGACAGgtggtctgggtgatggtttggggaaaaatacgtcattgactacgctgagccttacagtcaacaattacagtgaaatgGGAGGAGAGTGGACACGTGTTCTGGCTGATGGTCTGGTAAAGAACACATCGGTTGTTACCCTGAACCTTACACTCAGTAACTGGAATAACTGGTATGAAGACTGGGTACATGGACTGGTTTATGGTTTGGTAACAAACATGTCATCAACTGCAATTAGCCTTGAAGTAAATATCTTTGgtgaaggaaatgaaaactgtgaaagTATTTTAGCGTAA
- the LOC131795874 gene encoding uncharacterized protein, producing MSRLQKYSTIPSVASTSLEDQESRTLKVTLLSSEWRSSTDGDLSTINRELAIQLAKHPSVDVCVLLPNCSREDRSSAKGHNVKLIEAGGVPGLEPVLCLSSPPINHTMDCVIGHGVHLGRPIALIKRNPIYSHCKWIQVVHSAPEEDGMYKIISEGEKMQKTEIQLCKMADQVITIGPKLAEAYRRHLYPVKQQENIFDLTPSIFSEFLEVEQATEERRTFCILVIGSGDSCEDFNVKGYDIAAKAIAELKDESYKLKFVCTAGGKGDIVAEKLLHHGIKRNQLIVRSFDDSREVLANLFCEVDLAIMPSRTEGFGITALEALSAGLPVRKENERKICS from the exons ATGTCAAGGCTACAAAAG taTTCCACCATTCCTAGTGTAGCCTCTACATCACTGGAAGACCAGGAAAGTAGGACACTGAAAGTCACTTTGCTAAGTAGTGAGTGGAGATCATCAACTGATGGGGACTTGTCAACTATCAACCGAGAGTTGGCCATCCAGTTAGCTAAACACCCCAGTGTGGATGTTTGTGTCTTGCTTCCAAATTGCAGCAGAGAGGACAGGAGCAGTGCTAAAGGTCACAATGTGAAGCTCATTGAAGCAGGTGGAGTTCCTGGTTTAGAGCCAGTTCTTTGCCTGTCATCTCCTCCAATAAACCATACAATGGACTGTGTCATTGGTCATGGAGTTCACCTTGGCCGACCAATTGCACTCATTAAGAGAAATCCAATTTACAGTCATTGCAAGTGGATCCAAGTTGTTCATTCTGCTCCTGAAGAAGATGGAATGTACAAAATCATTTCAGAAggtgaaaaaatgcaaaaaacagaAATCCAACTCTGTAAAATGGCTGATCAAGTTATCACTATTGGACCCAAGCTGGCAGAAGCTTACAGGCGTCACCTTTATCCAGTTAAACAACAGGAAAATATCTTTGACCTTACTCCaagcattttctctgaatttttggaAGTAGAGCAAGCCACAGAAGAGAGAAGAACATTCTGTATTCTGGTAATTGGAAGTGGTGACAgctgtgaagatttcaatgtCAAAGGGTACGACATAGCTGCCAAAGCAATTGCTGAGTTGAAAGAtgaatcctacaaactcaaatTTGTCTGCACAGCTGGAGGAAAAGGAGATATTGTGGCAGAAAAGTTGCTCCACCATGGCATTAAACGCAATCAGCTTATTGTTCGCAGCTTTGATGATAGCAGAGAAGTGCTGGCAAACTTATTCTGTGAAGTGGATCTTGCAATAATGCCATCCAGAACGGAAGGTTTTGGAATAACAGCTCTGGAGGCATTATCTGCTGGTCTGCCTGTACGAAAggaaaacgaaaggaaaatttgttcatAA